The DNA segment gTAACAGAACCAATTTTTCAAAGGCAGCCAAGCCTTGTTGATCGATCATCTCGCAACTGATGCGGTCGACATACTGGAAGTTCGGCGTGGACTCGACCAGTGCTTTTAGATCGAAGTCAGGGGCGATGGGCTCGAACGATGCCCGTGGCCGTTGAGCCGGCATCGTTGTCGTGAGGTGCGCAGTGCTCAGTCGTCGTGTGGTATTCGTTCAATGCTCGTAGGTGAGTACGTGAGACTGCCGCTTCTCCAAAACGCGTGCTGTCACCAGCTCACGCGCATCTTCCGTCAGTCGCCGACCACTGCTCAGCAGCGCGTTTGACCAGATGTATTCGAGTCGCGGAGGGGCGCTGCAGCTTGTCGGCGGATCGTCGGTCGTGTGCGATGGTGTTCAAGTGGTGATGTGCTCGTGGACGGAGGACATTGCCgtgaagaagcgcgtcgaAGAGGCAACTCCGCACCGAGGCTTGGCAACACGCCCGAGATGGAAAGGGCGATTTGCCTGCAGGCCCTTTAGTTACTGCAGACATCTAACAACGTTGGGAGGTTAGTATGcatcacttcacttcacctcgtGAGATTATGCCGAACTGAGGTAGGTCACAGATTGCTCACTTGCGCCCACTCCATCCTGAGCATGGCCACTTTGCGCGTTTCTGCTGTTCTTTGCAGAGCAACCCCATCGACGCGTCCTGCGCTTCAATTGCCGAGCATTGGCTGCAGGAGGTGGACAGCGACTCTCACAGCAGGATCAAGACCATCACCACTCCCACCCACGCGCTACTCGTATGGGTCCACCAAGACAAGCAATGCATTCCTATACAGGACGAGACTGCGACTCCAGCGCACGGCTTCAGTGCCTCCAATATCTCCCACCGGCTCAACTCCAGACATCGCCCTACAGACATACAAGCCCCCTACCACCGGACTCCTCTCGTACCTTCCACGCTCTTGGGTTCCATATGCTGAATTAATCCGCCTCGACAAGCCTGCTGGTACCTACTATTTGTTCCTACCATGCCTATTCAGCACGTTGATGGCGGCGCCCCTTACCAATCCCGTGGTTCCGCCCACAACTGTCCTTTACACCACTGGCCTTTTCTTCACTGGAGCTCTGATCATGCGGGGTGCTGGCTGTACCGTCAATGACTTATGGGACCGCAACCTTGATCCACATGTCACCCGCACTAGACTACGACCGATCGCTAGAGGAGCAATAACGGTGCGCCAGGCAATTCCATATCTTGGAGTCCAGCTCTTCGCTGGCCTTGGGCTTCTCTTGCAGTTTCCTCTGGTGTGTCTCTTCTACGGCGTTCCATCCCTCTTGCTTGTAGCAACGTACCCGCTGGCAAAGAGGGTGACAAATTATCCGCAAGCAGTACTGGGTCTCACTTTCTCGTGGGGTGCAATGATGGGATTCCCTGCCCTCGGAATTGATGTACTGAGCGATCCGACGGCATTGACAGCTGCTGCCTGCTTGTACGGCTCGTGCGTTGCATGGACCATCGTATACGACATGATTTACGCCTATCAGGACATCCGTGACGACGCCAAAGCGGGCATCAAAAGCATTGCTCTTGCCCAGGAAAAGAACGCCAAACTATTCTTATCGGCAGTCTCTGCTGTTCAAGTTGGCCTCCTCGCTGGTGCAGGAATCGCTATCGGTGCCGGGCCGGTCTATTTCCTGGGCACAGTCGCAGGCACTGCCGCCACTTCGGCCTATATGATTCGCAAAGTCGACCTCAATGATGTGAAAGACGCTGCTTACTGGTTCTTCAAGGGCGCGTGGAAATGGACGGGAGGCATCATCACGTTGGGACTTACAGGAGAATATCTCTGCCATTACTACGAACTCTACGACAGGTCGGAAAGAAAAAAGGTCGAAGCAGCACCACTTGCGTTCGCACCACCGAGAGCTTGAAGATATACTGGCCCACATCCAACAACGTTGCGTAAAGTTCAGTTAGTGGTTTGCTATCGTCAGGCCGCGCATCCACTGCTCGTGCATCGATGGACTATTCAGCGCCCCAGCCGCGACAGGTCTCAGGGTCAAGCTGAGGCCGTCTGCTGTACTGGAACGAGACATGCCTTCAACAGCGTCTGGCCGTCTCTAAGACATTCTGTCATCTCTGCAACAGATCTGTCTTCGCTGGCAAGACACCTGGTGCCCCACAACGCTCGCGAATATATCTTCTGCAAGCTGTCAGAGCCCAGCATGCATAAGCCATCTGCATCAGACACTACCACAAAATGTCGATTTTCACCTTTGTGCGCAATCTGCGCAACAGAAAGGTCACGGGCACTACTATTCTACACGAACCAAATGCAATCGAGGAAAACATAGAATCGTCGCTTGCGAATGACCCAAATGACACAACCATTAGCGACGAGTCCAAAGACAGATCTAAGAGACTGCCATGTCGCAGCACAAGTGGGTCGCAGGGCATCTCATCTCCAAGCCAGCTGCTGCCTCCTACACCGTTCAACacaccgaagaagaagcaattgCGTCGCTCGATTCGAGACCATATCTTAGGCGACAACGGTACCGTCGTTTTCGTGAACGAGATCGTAGCATCAAGCCCGCCGCTTGACTGCACACCGAAGCATCTTCCGAACAGCGCCTCAAACCTTCCTTCGATCTACGCCGCCCAAATGGGTCTGCACAGttcttcgccagcatctTCGCCAGCAATTGAAGATCTCAAATCAGCAACATCGATCGCTGTTGGCGCCAGCTCCGTCAATCCAGGACACGAAGCTCTCAATGTTCTCAATCAGTTGGGTCGTAGTTCACACTTTCTGCCAACGCCCTCGTCTCGAATCTCACGATCTGCTGAGCTGAAGTACCGCGCAGTTCATGATCAAGTTCTGAGCGGCCGCACTGCATCCGCCACGATGACTTGCACAACTGGTCCAATGTCAACCCTTTCACATGACCAGCATGACAATCCAGCCCGTGGCTATGGTGATCGGTCTACTGGCCGGTCCGAGAGGCACTGCCCAGACATAACACGGCCATCACCAACCGCACGCTACATTGATACTACGAGGGTCTCCAATGACTCTCTGCCTTCACCACAAAGTCCCTCATCAACTAAACTCATACCGATTGAGCGAGAGAAAACGGTTAATGACGGTCCGCAAGACGAGTCTGTAGAAGAGTGGCGGCGTCGTACGCTCGATTCCCCAAATGTCGCAGGCGAAGACCAAGCAGGAGCCTACGCCCATGTCTATCTCGATGTGTATGATCGCCTGTGGCTCGATGCTCAACGCAGGAAACACCATGAAAGTACGTGCTGTTGCCCTGGAGGCTCGTGACCCGCGGGGCGAGATCGAGTATTGTCCGAATCAGTGTTGAGAAATCCCTTGATGCATCAGACGTCCATGCGTGTGTGCTGAATTATCGGCTTCTAGGGCTCGCGACATGGGATGTTGCATCCTTTGGTCAAAAAGACAAGACCCGTAGGGGACCCGGACATCCGTGAGGAGCTGAAAGCGGCCAAGACAGAGATGGGTCTCAGCTGAACATTCTGCTCACTCAAAACATTCTACATAATTCATGACAGTTTTGCAGCACACCTCATCATCACAGTTTACTGCTTCCAGGAATCGGTACAATGATCACGCATATCCTCGCAAGTTTCGTACTTGGCTTTAGACCCTCGCTTTCTGCTGCACTGACAATGAGCTATAGTGACCCTCAGCCTACAGTGACGATCTCGAAGGGCGTTGTCATTGGGACCGCTACTGGCGTGCTTAACCAGCCCTTCGTGACAGGGCTCGCGAATGCATATTTAGGAATACCATTTGCGCGAAGTCCGCCGACAAGATTCAGCCCTCCAGTAGCCTCAGACCCCTGGTTAGAGCCACTGCTTGCGCAGACTCCGCCAAATACTTGCATTCAACAGCTTGGTGGGCACTATGAAAACAGAAATTACGTACTGTCGGGTTGTAAATCTGAGTGTGCATGCAGCTCCTGGTACAGGTACTCAAGTTGGCGACGAAAGCGAAGACTGCTTGTACCTCAACATTTTCTCTTCTCGGAACGCTTCACCAGAGAACTTGAAGGCTGTGCTGTTCTGGTTGTACGGAGTGAGTATGTCACTAGGTTTTGAGCGTAGCTCACAGAGCTAACCATCGAAGGGCAACCTCATACTTGGCTCGATTTCTGATGC comes from the Cercospora beticola chromosome 4, complete sequence genome and includes:
- a CDS encoding uncharacterized protein (MEROPS:MER0030934), producing the protein MSIFTFVRNLRNRKVTGTTILHEPNAIEENIESSLANDPNDTTISDESKDRSKRLPCRSTSGSQGISSPSQLLPPTPFNTPKKKQLRRSIRDHILGDNGTVVFVNEIVASSPPLDCTPKHLPNSASNLPSIYAAQMGLHSSSPASSPAIEDLKSATSIAVGASSVNPGHEALNVLNQLGRSSHFLPTPSSRISRSAELKYRAVHDQVLSGRTASATMTCTTGPMSTLSHDQHDNPARGYGDRSTGRSERHCPDITRPSPTARYIDTTRVSNDSLPSPQSPSSTKLIPIEREKTVNDGPQDESVEEWRRRTLDSPNVAGEDQAGAYAHVYLDVYDRLWLDAQRRKHHEILQHTSSSQFTASRNRYNDHAYPRNDPQPTVTISKGVVIGTATGVLNQPFVTGLANAYLGIPFARSPPTRFSPPVASDPCLVGTMKTEITYCRVVNLSVHAAPGTGTQVGDESEDCLYLNIFSSRNASPENLKAVLFWLYGGNLILGSISDARYNGSSLAMNEDVVVVAANYRTNLFGFSNSPEIPAGLRNSGFLDQRFALQWVQENIAAFGGDPSRVTIFDESAGGHSVKQLLANPLMPLPYHGAILQSQASNNIGDGVLSWNEVVADFGCDSASSSLDCLREVPATDLQAFITEENLQFPPDEDNITHTNNALPNIISGKFAQVPILIGTNRDEGRLYTGSIGVDNVDVLNRSSVVGWIQDYVMVNISTIIDELYLTYAEAILSDAFLLISQIQTDLLFNCPTKALSEALVSARQGAGQESHVWRYRYDAEFPNLEIFPRAGAYHSSEVPIVFGTYPGGNATNEQRQLSAELQAIWAGMGRNPSAGPGWTEVFDGEQEKDLAIIGAEANATGLCLTDRRENDAACEVFRPLLEELRKLY